The Trichoderma breve strain T069 chromosome 2, whole genome shotgun sequence DNA segment GGCAAAGTATGGCGTTTCCAAACTGTCACACTTTGAGAGGCAGATGCTGACATTACGGTGTAAGTTTGGCACTCTCATAGTTTTGTACCACTGCCTACCCAAGGTACCTATGATTCATCATGAAGCTTTaacatggccatggctgaaAACGTTCAACCTGCTGAAGGTACTTTGCATCAAAGCAATCGACGCTAGCAATCTCAGGTACACGTTGCCCATAATATGCAGCTACCAAGGCTTCGTCACAAAAGTGGGGCTGTGTCGTGCCTCCTGCGACTCGGGATCTGACGCAagctcagcttcagctccatgcttttgcctttgcttttcgGCTTCTCTCCTTGAaccttgagcatctcctATTCAACGGTCCTTGCGATCGACCGGATAGATTCGATGATTTTCACCCTATAAAAGTTCTTGACTTTGTCTCTTTTGCAGTCTTCTCTCTGCCCCTTTCTTactgccttggcttcttcctATTTCGATCCTGAAGCAGCGGCGAGGCTGTGCCGCGAACCTCCATCATGGGAGCTTGGAATGTACGATTGATCCCCAATCCTCCTCTCGCGATGCAATAGAGAATGATGCAGGCTAACTTGTGCGGCTCAGATCTTTCGCCTCTTGGGCGACATCGTCCACATGCTCTCCAAGGGCATTCtaatcttctccatccacaGAAACCGCAGCGCAGAGGGAGTGTCCCTCATCACACAAGGCCTCTACGCCGTCGTCTTCTGTACGCGATACCTCGATCTATTCAGAGAACAGTCGGCATGGAACGCGATATTCAAAGTAACATACATTGTCACATCTTTCTACATCCTCGGCGTTATGCAGTGGGTATTCCCCCGCTCTCGAGAGCGTGAGATCTCCTGGAAGCTTGGCGCCATTATCCTCTTTGGCTCTCTTGCTCTGTCTCCCTTTGCAATGTTGATTTTCGAAAAGAAATTCCGTTGGGGATTCCTGACTGTATGTCCTGGCCCGCTGTCAAAGTCGAAGCGTCTATTTACTGACTGTCGTGATAGTGGATGTGGTCCTTCTCAGAAATCCTAGAATCCGTGGCCGTTCTTCCGCAGCTATTGCTGTTGAGACAGACCACTGTTCCGACTGTAATCGACTCGTTCTACCTTTTGGCATTGGGATCTTACCGGGCCTTTTACTGCATAAACTGGTTCATTCGGGAACTCGATGTCAATGACAGGGCGCCTGATGCCATTGCCGTTATTTTTGGCATTATCCAGACTGCCTTCTATATAGACTTCGCTTGGGTCTACTACACACGACAGCGAGTTAAGCttcgcggcggcggcgtggtTGATGCTGACGATTTGAGCCGGGGATGGTTCTTACACCGTATCTTCGGCAAGAACACTCATGCTaccgacgacgaagagagCAATGTGGCAGGCAACGGTGGCGGTCGCGCGAGGTGGGGATCTCGCGGCATCTCTGTCAGTGCCGACGAAGGTGTTTTGGACACTGGTCgacatgatgacgacgacgacgaaattCACGGAGTGGTGGACCCCGATGCCAAGATGCGCGACCCCGATgacctggccaaggccatggacgacgacgacgatgaggaggataCACCACTGCGTGGCGGGAGCTCCTCTCGCTCGAACAACACGCCGCCAGGTATCCGGAGTGGAGACGAATGGGACGATTGAAGGAGCTGTGGCTGCCTCGATATCACATCTCTCAGCGAGATGTACAAGTTCGTGGTCATAGCTTCGACTTCCTGAGGATAGGTAGTGGCGGCTATTCAGCCGTTCACCGTTGATTTACACTGGGGCATTGTTTGGGATATTTTCCATTTGGTTTGTGGTTTTGTATCTACGGGATTCACGGAGCTGTGGTGGGGAGTTGGATGACGAGAGGTTGGTTTAGTACTTGATTTCAATAGCTGGGCCATGTACGGCTAGTGGCATGAATGTTCGGAGTATTGCAATGGAATTTGTTCTCCTGCTCGTGTTTCCGGGACTGTTTGAGCCGCGGGCCGTTGATTTGTTGTTGTAGCCGAGAAAACAGCCCGAGAAGGTAAGGAGCACAAGTCAAGGGCCCTCGGCCTGGTAGTGGAGTCTCGGTACCTGTCCCGGGGTGCGGAGAAAGACGCAAGCATCCATCCAGGTTCAGTCCCGTTCTAGCTCGCCCAAGTCGCACGACAGGCATGTGAACGTCAGGTCATTTTCATATACAAAACAGTAGCAGGGTGCGCGGTATTAAAACTCCGATGAAAATTCAACGCCGGGGACTTTTCGTCACCCCATATGTACACTATTCGCACACTACGCAGAAAAAATAACCAAGGTAGGCGCCGGAAGAAGACTCTCGGCAATTGCTCCGTCATGGGgtcctcctctccctttcttccGTGACATGAACACAATAACCCAAAAATGTTGAAGCCAAAGGGCGTTTTCCCAACCGCACGTGTAAACTCCTGTTAATAGCCAAAACTGTAAAACGTAAAAAAAGTCGCCGAATCGAGCAAAAAGCCAACCGAGTAATAATATCAAAAAGGCTGTTGAAACAATAATAAAACGTAGGTATGACGTGTTTTAAACAAGAC contains these protein-coding regions:
- a CDS encoding ER lumen protein retaining receptor domain-containing protein; amino-acid sequence: MGAWNIFRLLGDIVHMLSKGILIFSIHRNRSAEGVSLITQGLYAVVFCTRYLDLFREQSAWNAIFKVTYIVTSFYILGVMQWVFPRSREREISWKLGAIILFGSLALSPFAMLIFEKKFRWGFLTWMWSFSEILESVAVLPQLLLLRQTTVPTVIDSFYLLALGSYRAFYCINWFIRELDVNDRAPDAIAVIFGIIQTAFYIDFAWVYYTRQRVKLRGGGVVDADDLSRGWFLHRIFGKNTHATDDEESNVAGNGGGRARWGSRGISVSADEGVLDTGRHDDDDDEIHGVVDPDAKMRDPDDLAKAMDDDDDEEDTPLRGGSSSRSNNTPPGIRSGDEWDD